The following nucleotide sequence is from Anolis sagrei isolate rAnoSag1 chromosome 11, rAnoSag1.mat, whole genome shotgun sequence.
AAGCTCCAGTTTACACTGAAAtttgagggaaagagggagataacagaaataattattatgtattgtcgaaggctttcatggctggaatcactaggttcttgtgggttttttcgggctctatggccatgttctagatgcattttctcctgacgtttcgcctgcacgcCTGcatgaggatacttgccatagatgcaggtgaaacgtcaggagaaaatgcgtctagaacatggccatatagcccgaaaaaacccacaagaacctaataattattatatttcaatttattaatataatatttatttatttacaacattgataggctgcccttctcacccagaagggaactcagagcagcttacaagtaacaagtaaatacaatatattatattattagcatagcacaatatcagtattatatattactatattgtactataccattataatgtaatattattagtaataattattagtaatattatttatttattttatctctttgtttgttttgttctgttagaaatgtaatacaatggtatggtcgCTGacaacacgataaataaataaataaatatttgtaatattgcatgtagtataaatatataattataatatcatattattagtattattattgcaatttattaatatttatttatttattttcaacattgatgggctgcccttcttaccccgaaaggaactcggagcggtttacaaatattatgtaaatacaatatattatattattagcatagcatagtattagtattatgtattactatattgtactataccattatattttaatagtaTTACTAAtagtatatgtaatataaatatataattataatatcatattattatttttattattgcaatttattaatatttatttgttttcaaCATTGATAGGCCACCCTTCTCGCCCTGAAaggaactcagagcggtttacaaatattatgtaaatacaatatattatattattagcatagcatagtattagtattatgtattatggtatagtacaatactatattgtactataccattatattttaatagtattactattagtatatgtaatataaatatataattataatatcatattattatttttattattgcaatttattaatatttatttatttatttacaacattgataggccgcccttctcaccccgaaaggaactcatagcagcttacaagtattatgtaaatacaatatcttatattattagcatagcacaatattagtattatatattactatattgtactataccattacacTATATGCAATATAAAGTATATAATTAcactatcatattattagtattatatcgcattacattgtaatattatcaatatatgtatatacaatatattttatatatattataatatctatataaataaaaatgtaatgtccgtttgtgggattaacactgGACGAAtcggcaccaaatttggacacaagacacctctcaggccaacgagtgaccatcactcataaacatgcacacacgcacaaaaccccagcggaacagacttaaaaccccaaaaaatacaccatatatacatatacacatacactcatatacatatgcacacgcTCAcgctcatatacacacacacacacatatatgcacaaatatacacatatacacacatacaaatacatacacatgcgcacacacatatatacatatacacatgcacacatatatacatttccacatacatatatatagatacacacaaatatgaatatagacaagcacacacatatacacaatatgcatgtacacatataaacacaaatatatacacacatatatacatccatatatatatatatacacacacacgcaaacacatatacacaaatatatacacatacacatatatacgtatatatatgtacaagcacacatacatatatacatatacacatgcacacacacacatatatccatacatatatacacacaaatatgaatatagacaagcacacacatatacacaatatgcatgtacgcatataaaaacacaaatacacaaatatataaaaacatatatacatccatatatatatatatatacgcaaacacacatatatacacaaatatacacatacacacatatatacacgcgcaaaacacatatacccagactgggccacagcaatgcgtgacaggggatggctagtatattatttatttagaaatgtcATAATTCCATGCTCTCCGATGACGCAATCAGGCCCTGACCTGGTCATCGTGGAAGCCCATCAGGACCCTCTGCTGGCCTTCGTCCTCCTCATAGACCTTCATGCCCAGCAGTTTGGACCAGAAGACCCTGGATTTGGCCAAATTGGACACGGCCAGCGCCACCTTCATCACTGGGTCTGAAAGAAGCAgcacattattactattattattattattattattattattattattattgggccattgtaagttttctgggctgaatggccatgttccaaaagcattctctcctgacgtttcgcctgcatctatggcaagcatcctcagaggatggaAACAagacaaatggggtttatatccttgtggaatgatgtccagggtgggaaaaagaactcttgtcttaaaataaattaaatttaactcgtttacaaaataaatttaaaaaacctaacttaaaacaaataaatttaaattaattcattattattttataaaaaactaaaataaattcAATTTAATTTGTTTGCAAAATAAATTTGGAGAAAAAGAACACCGAATTTAAtacaaataaatttaaattaattcattattattttataagaacaaattgttggaggtaggtgtgaatgttgccattggccaccttgattagcactgaatggcctagcagtttcaaggtgtggcttcttactgcctgggggaatcctttcttgagaggtgattagttgcccctggttgtttcttgtctggagttcccctgttctttatttactgaaaGTTGTGCTTTATTTACCTCGTTTGGGCCTCATGCAAATcgaagtaggtgtgaatgctcTTCCAAGCCGAAGCgctggagttgtccgtagacacctccaaggtcatgtggccactggcacgactgcatggaacgcccttACCTCCCATCCAGATTGGTagatattgatctactcacatttgcatgttttcgaactgctaggttggcaagacctggggctaacagcgggatttgaaccaccaacttttcggccagtgagttcagcagctcagcggtttaacccactgcgtcgtGATATAATTAGTATTATATCACATTATAACATTaggattattatattaataataaattattgtattgtaatttattGCTATTATACATTTAGAAGGATAATAGttctaattataatattgtaatttcCTCTTATCTATACATATTGTAGCAATAATAGACTAATATAATAAGATACTAGTAATCTATCTAtgtatacacataataataaaagtgaaaacatatttatgtgtgtatgtaactCCACAGACACCTTTCTTGGGAGCTTCCTTCTCTTCCAGGAAGAACTTGTATCCTCCCGGAGCTTCCGTTTCGTAAACACCGGACGAAATCTCCTTGATTGGCCATTGAAGCCTTTTTGCGTTATTTACCGCTTGGTTGGAGGCAATCGTCATTCCCTGCCGGGAaaaataatgcattattattaaacTAATTTATTATtggttaaaaatatttttaaataacgtCACTTATTATATTTAACATAAATATAATGTatcatattatatttttaaattagtttaaaataaatgaaatcaaacTTGTTTACAAAATAAATCAAGAAAAAAAACCTAActtaaaacaaataaatttaaattaattcattattattttaaaaaattaatttaaaataaatctggaaaaaaaagaaaacctaacttaaaacaaataaatttaaattaattcATTCCTATTTTATAAAAACTAATTTAACATAAATTAAATTTAACTtgtttacaaaataaataaaaaaacttaacttaaaacaaataaatttatattaattcattattatttcataaaaactaatttaaaataaattaaatttaactTATTTACAAAATAAATTTGGAGGAAAAAACAGAACTTAAAGCAAATTTAAATTGAttcattgctatttttaaaaactaatttaaaataaattaaatttaactTACAAAATAAATTTGGAGGGAAAAAACAActtaaaacaaataaatgtaaattaatttattattattttataaaaactaatttaaaataaattaaatttaacttgtttacaaaataaataaaaaatcaaacttaaaacaaataattaatttgttattattttatataaactaattcaaaataaattaaatttaactATTTTACAGAATAAATTTGGAGAAAAAGAACACCTAActtaaaacaaataaatttaaattaattcGTTATTACTTTataaaaactaatttaaaacagtaacttaTTAACCTGAAActaatttaaaagaaataaatttaGAATAATGTACTTAAAATACTGttttgaaataaatacattttaaattaacttagtattttttaaacaaaaatattttaaaaactggtttAATACAGcttattatttaaaagaattcatttaattaattcaggggtcacttattatttcaaataaatacattcagaatcacttatttaaaaaaccaacttgaaataaaaaaattaaataaatttataattgtttaaaattctaatttaaaataaaataaaaatataaaaataatcaaaaatgaataaatttaaaGCGACTTATTGTTTAAAATCCGCACCAGGAAGTCGTTGCCAAGGCGATATCCTCCGACGCCGTAATTGTAGGTCAGTTCGGCCACAAAATGACCGTCCTCGGGGCCGAATCCCACCATCGTTTTGCTCCATTTCCCATCATAGGGACTAGAAACACAGAGAATCCATGGGAGTTAATGGGGGCTCATCTATCTAGGCACATACAAAAATAGTGAAAATATgcctgtgtgtatgtggctggggtgtccaatAATATTTATAGTCATAGAGTTTATAGTTTTCAATGTTTAGAACCTTAAATGCTAATTTAAAACATAAACCGTTCACATTTATACAGCttaataattattttgaaaggccaagtggtatttattattattattatattcctacCCATTGCAAGTGGCTTTGCAGCCTTCCTCAAATTCCTCATGCCGTAGAACCTGTTGGGAAATTATAGAATTCTCagacattaataataatttattactaaTAATGGTTACTATTAATGGTATAATTGAACATTAATATATTAAGGCTAATAATTAGTATAATTGAACATTAATATACTTGTTAGAAACCCAAAATTGGGTCTTTTTAGGTCCACGTCgcgggagcacgaaaggaaggagacagtcccaatgaaagataaaaaaaacaaggttttatttcagtttcttcatgaagaagacggacagccgggCAGCATGCGCAAATGTTACCTTTCAAATGACTGCCATGCTCTTCCCTTGAAATCTGCAAACTTTATAGCCCAGTACAAACAAAAAGCATAGGGAAAACACCTTTTGTGAATAATAAttctgaccttttgatggaaagtaccttcttgtacatgcggcctctgcgcttcaaaaaaaacctttgaagttaaccacaagcatCCTGTGTACCTTCTACATGTCACACCTTGttccttaaaaacattttcttccatattgctctttttaagtcagagaaagggtgtgtctctcttttgctgttaatttcattcaaagccccttacttagtatttgcaaatttcactcaaagaccctttcatatTAAGGCTAATAATTACTAAAATTAAATATTGATATATTAATGGTAACAATTAGTATAACTAGAAATTAATATATTAATGGTAACAATTAGTATAACTAAACATTAATATATTAAGGCTAATAATTAGTATAATTCAACACTA
It contains:
- the GLOD4 gene encoding glyoxalase domain-containing protein 4, which codes for MEARRALHFVFKVGDRAQTARFYREILGMRVLRHEEFEEGCKATCNGPYDGKWSKTMVGFGPEDGHFVAELTYNYGVGGYRLGNDFLGMTIASNQAVNNAKRLQWPIKEISSGVYETEAPGGYKFFLEEKEAPKKDPVMKVALAVSNLAKSRVFWSKLLGMKVYEEDEGQQRVLMGFHDDQCKLELQGIGRAVDHGSAFGRIAFSCPKKQLPEIEALMKKENQKILTPLLSLDTPGKATVQVVILADPDGHEVCFVGDEAFRELSRVDPKGEELLDKSMAADKSQEWFAKHNIPKPSA